The following proteins come from a genomic window of Maniola jurtina chromosome 15, ilManJurt1.1, whole genome shotgun sequence:
- the LOC123872436 gene encoding venom carboxylesterase-6-like — translation MAPLNFLLSLLLVTAVTSEDPIVQVSKGSLQGIWRVSTNGRNFASFLGIPYAQPPIGRNKFKEPQAIKSWTGVKNATTVPSACLQFDPFSNTVLGNEDCLFLNIHTPDPSEDALLPVVVFIHGGGFLYGAGGQYDAVHLMDRDVIVVTFNYRLGPLGFLSTGDDQIPGNTGLKDQSFALKWVQDNIIKFGGDPYSITLMGSSAGAASVHYHYLSPLSKGTFHRGFASSGSAFVPWAYDTKPAEKAEALAAIIGCPTTDTSEMANCLKNKSGEDIVTAQIQMFEWSQHWFSLFAPTAEAPGTKKPFLTQHPYIATEAGAMQPVPLIACEMAYEGLYPGAIFQANPELLTELESNWEHLASNIFKYSDTLPVDLRASVAEKIRQEYLDGKPVGLDTFTGLVEALGDRLLKDGDGKLAYIHAQKTLAPTYVYRFAYRWQYSLTNIMAGNDNNYGTSHGDDIMLFFRYGVPDATRPEDVRMRDIFLDMIYSFASTGVPELTDGPEWLEVSPGEPEVNYLDITGPDDIEMKSTADFGHKVFWDNLGFNENENFCVSN, via the exons ATGGCGCCGTTAAATTTTTTACTATCTTTACTCCTAGTTACCGCAGTAACTAGCGAGGATCCCATAGTACAAGTATCCAAAGGTAGTTTGCAGGGAATTTGGAGAGTATCGACAAATGGCAGGAATTTTGCTAGCTTTTTGGGAATACCCTACGCCCAGCCGCCGATTGGAAGAAATAAATTTAAA GAACCGCAAGCTATCAAGTCCTGGACAGGTGTAAAGAATGCCACAACAGTTCCATCAGCTTGTCTGCAATTCGATCCTTTCTCTAACACAGTCTTAG GTAACGAAGACTGTCTCTTTTTAAACATCCACACACCGGACCCATCCGAAGATGCTCTGCTACCCGTGGTAGTCTTCATTCACGGTGGAGGCTTCCTGTACGGCGCTGGTGGACAGTATGATGCTGTCCACTTGATGGACAGAGACGTGATCGTAGTCACATTCAACTACCGTTTGGGACCACTAG GTTTTCTAAGCACAGGAGATGATCAGATACCAGGCAACACTGGTCTAAAGGATCAGTCCTTCGCCTTGAAGTGGGTTCAGGATAACATCATCAAATTCGGCGGCGACCCTTACAGCATTACCCTAATGGGCTCTTCAGCTGGCGCTGCAAGTGTGCACTACCACTACTTATCACCGCTTTCTAAAG GTACATTCCACCGAGGTTTCGCGTCCAGCGGTTCAGCGTTTGTACCATGGGCGTATGATACTAAACCAGCAGAGAAGGCCGAAGCTCTCGCCGCTATTATTGGCTGTCCTACTACTGACACTAGCGAAATGGCCAATTGCCTGAAAAACAAATCCGGAGAAGATATCGTCACTGCCCAAATTCAGATGTTT GAGTGGTCACAGCATTGGTTCAGCTTGTTCGCGCCAACCGCTGAAGCCCCAGGAACGAAAAAGCCGTTCCTCACTCAGCACCCTTACATCGCAACTGAAGCTGGTGCCATGCAACCTGTTCCACTCATCGCATGCGAGATGGCCTACGAAGGATTATATCCTGGTGCAA TTTTCCAAGCTAACCCGGAACTACTCACTGAGCTGGAATCAAATTGGGAACACCTGGCAAGCAACATTTTCAAATATAGTGACACTCTGCCGGTTGACCTTCGCGCCAGTGTTGCTGAAAAAATTAGACAAGAATACTTAGACGGCAAACCAGTTGGACTAGACACATTTACGGGACTTGTTGAA GCCCTAGGAGACCGTTTGCTCAAGGACGGAGATGGGAAGCTCGCTTATATTCACGCTCAAAAAACACTTGCACCGACCTATGTGTACCGCTTCGCTTACCGGTGGCAATACAGCCTCACCAATATAATGGCCGGGAACGACAATAACTATG GTACAAGCCACGGAGACGACATAATGTTGTTCTTCCGGTATGGAGTCCCAGACGCAACCAGGCCGGAAGATGTACGGATGAGGGATATTTTCCTTGACATGATCTACAGTTTTGCTAGCACTGG AGTCCCAGAACTAACGGACGGCCCCGAATGGTTGGAAGTCAGTCCGGGAGAACCTGAAGTGAACTACCTGGATATAACTGGACCTGATGACATAGAAATGAAGTCAACCGCAGACTTCGGACACAAAGTGTTCTGGGACAACCTCGGCTTCAACGAGAATGAAAACTTCTGCGTTAGCAATTAA